The Kluyveromyces lactis strain NRRL Y-1140 chromosome B complete sequence genome contains a region encoding:
- a CDS encoding uncharacterized protein (weakly similar to uniprot|P53272 Saccharomyces cerevisiae YGR122W) yields the protein MWVINSLPDSLPTIQSAELPSELEISRSQCNASPSSDSQLIDANFQYMNKLLAYCQYNSCYQSEFSAQIAIAALNVSHGFEQLAQQIRENAYGSASPDVQQWQSSTNYNKKAIGILQFVSTVPFVPTSILSQCNQFCSLYQLNQQLSMVLLTISKMRTRLYPDANDKYSKLLSFQDSDIQELSKVANAYAKLSIGCSNVCTSLQLSVQDSLQLASQINSMQHFLGSLALTLLSIDKYDHTDDPTTALEMIDTAIVHIQPLLSKEQLNLLQNNKSLDKLLVQTRFWKDSIKGKLRNKIKLGKNKHDLQPTSMTLHPFILEIIADFLLPLIMVLKVRYDNANEFTFDGMGKSHKWVLPQGKAPTVKGVNYIFDGVSLVIDQQSSSTSLH from the coding sequence ATGTGGGTAATTAATTCACTTCCAGATTCCTTACCAACGATTCAGTCTGCGGAACTACCATCGGAGCTAGAAATTTCACGGTCACAGTGCAACGCATCTCCCTCTTCCGATTCTCAACTTATCGATGCTAACTTCCAGTACATGAACAAACTGTTGGCATATTGTCAATACAACTCATGCTATCAATCAGAATTCTCTGCTCAAATTGCAATCGCTGCATTGAATGTCTCTCACGGGTTTGAGCAATTGGCTCAACAGATTAGAGAGAATGCTTATGGTTCTGCTTCCCCTGATGTTCAACAATGGCAATCTTCCACCAATTATAATAAAAAGGCAATTGGAATATTGCAGTTCGTATCAACAGTTCCGTTCGTACCAACTTCAATCTTATCGCAGTGTAATCAATTCTGCTCTTTGTACCAGTTGAATCAACAGTTATCTATGGTTCTGTTGACGATATCGAAGATGAGAACCAGATTGTATCCCGATGCAAATGACAAATACTCGAAATTGCTTAGTTTCCAGGACTCGGACATTCAAGAGCTCTCTAAAGTCGCTAATGCTTACGCGAAATTGTCCATTGGTTGCTCTAATGTTTGTACATCGTTGCAGCTGTCAGTGCAAGACTCCCTACAATTGGCAAGTCAGATTAACTCGATGCAACATTTCTTAGGTTCTCTTGCACTGACACTCTTATCCATCGACAAATACGACCATACAGACGACCCAACTACGGCATTAGAAATGATCGACACAGCCATTGTTCATATTCAACCGCTGTTATCcaaagaacaattgaatcttttacaaaataataaatcGTTAGATAAATTGCTGGTACAAACAAGGTTCTGGAAGGATTCTATCAAGGGGAAGCTTAGAAATAAGATCAAGCTTGGCAAAAACAAGCACGATTTACAACCGACATCGATGACCTTGCATCCATTTATTCTAGAAATCATTGCGGACTTCCTTCTTCCCTTGATCATGGTCTTGAAAGTACGATACGACAACGCAAATGAGTTCACATTCGATGGGATGGGGAAATCGCACAAGTGGGTATTGCCACAGGGGAAGGCCCCAACGGTGAAGGGGGTTAATTACATATTTGATGGTGTATCACTTGTAATCGATCAACAATCGTCATCAACTAGCTTGCATTAG
- the MEP3 gene encoding ammonium permease MEP3 (similar to uniprot|P53390 Saccharomyces cerevisiae YPR138C MEP3 Ammonium permease of high capacity and low affinity belongs to a ubiquitous family of cytoplasmic membrane proteins that transport only ammonium (NH4+) expression is under the nitrogen catabolite repression regulation ammonia permease or uniprot|P40260 Saccharomyces cerevisiae YGR121C MEP1), with protein sequence MTSVWHETYDGSTIAFIFMGCALVFIMVPGLGFLYSGLARRKSALSLIWAVIMATLVGMVQWYFWGYSLAFSKTAINHKFIGDLNSFGFRNVYGYADPEDPTTYPELAWAAFQGMFLCVTLSIIAGATAERGRLLPHMVFLFCFATIVYCPVTFWVWCPDGWAARWGVLDWAGGGPVEILSAVGGFVYSAFLGKRHESQLINFRPHNVSMVTLGTSLLWFGWLGFNGCTSLDPNMKSVFALLNTNLSAAFGGMTWCLLDYRLEKKWSTVGLCSGIICGLVAATPSAGCITLYASVIQGITAGVVCNFSTKIKYVLKVDDAMDILAEHGIAGVVGLIFNAFFAADWIIGSDGATEHGGGWLSHNWKQMYMQIAYIAAVTGYAAVVTAIICFVLNKIPGLQLRADEEAEDRGMDEDQIGEFAYDYVEVRRDYYSWGVPNDTDSGNEKITGPQTPI encoded by the coding sequence ATGACTTCAGTGTGGCATGAGACTTACGATGGTTCAACAATTGCGTTTATCTTCATGGGATGCGCTTTAGTATTCATTATGGTACCCGGTTTGGGTTTCTTATATTCAGGTTTAGCAAGAAGGAAATCTGCTCTTTCGTTGATTTGGGCAGTTATCATGGCTACTTTGGTTGGAATGGTCCAATGGTATTTCTGGGGTTACTCTTTGGCCTTTTCAAAGACTGCGATCAATCACAAATTCATAGGGGATTTGAACTCGTTCGGGTTCAGAAACGTTTATGGGTATGCGGATCCCGAGGATCCAACGACGTACCCGGAATTAGCATGGGCAGCTTTCCAAGGTATGTTTTTATGTGTCACTTTGAGTATTATTGCCGGTGCCACTGCAGAAAGAGGTAGACTCTTGCCTCATATGGTTTTCCTATTCTGTTTCGCAACCATTGTGTACTGTCCCGTTACATTTTGGGTTTGGTGCCCTGATGGATGGGCTGCCAGATGGGGAGTGCTAGACTGGGCCGGTGGTGGTCCTGTTGAGATTTTGAGTGCGGTTGGTGGGTTCGTTTATTCTGCATTCTTGGGTAAGCGTCATGAAAgccaattgatcaatttcagaCCTCATAACGTCTCTATGGTTACTTTAGGGACCAGTTTATTGTGGTTTGGATGGCTCGGTTTCAATGGTTGTACCAGTTTGGATCCAAATATGAAATCCGTGTTTGCGCTCTTGAACACAAATCTAAGTGCCGCATTTGGTGGTATGACCTGGTGTCTATTGGATTATAGACTAGAGAAGAAATGGTCTACTGTGGGTCTTTGCTCTGGTATCATTTGTGGTCTCGTTGCAGCCACACCAAGTGCAGGTTGTATCACACTCTATGCATCAGTTATCCAGGGGATCACAGCTGGTGTAGTATGTAACTTTTCCACCAAGATAAAATACGTGCTAAAAGTGGACGATGCGATGGATATCTTGGCAGAGCACGGTATCGCAGGAGTTGTTGGGCTAATATTTAATGCATTTTTTGCTGCAGACTGGATCATCGGTTCAGATGGTGCCACTGAACATGGTGGTGGATGGCTCTCTCACAATTGGAAGCAAATGTACATGCAAATCGCTTATATCGCGGCAGTTACCGGTTACGCTGCTGTGGTTACTGCCATCATTTGCTTCGTGCTAAATAAGATTCCAGGCCTGCAACTCAGAGCTGACGAAGAGGCAGAAGATAGAGGTATGGATGAGGACCAAATCGGAGAATTCGCATACGATTATGTCGAAGTGAGAAGAGATTATTATTCATGGGGTGTACCTAATGACACCGATTCAGGAAACGAAAAAATCACTGGTCCTCAAACACCAATATAA
- a CDS encoding uncharacterized protein (some similarities with uniprot|Q12218 Saccharomyces cerevisiae YOR009W YOROO9W TIR4 protein) has protein sequence MQFKKVIVPTLISAAALVNADGEGEVTTTYTSTITLYTTSFSPEELSSISSESAASVASQVSAAAFAASVVSEASIQSEASAASVASVASVSSAAAASSAASSASAASAASVASEASVASASVSAASAASVASVASVASVASVASVASAVSEASAASVSSASVASVLSASLENKKTAITSHTLARATGLLAIASSNSTNSTTSTIHSINTTTSESQSQSSKTTVSATLTSLTSDSSTGASTSGTSESTGAAYQVGINDALIGAAAGIALAFL, from the coding sequence ATgcaattcaagaaagttATTGTGCCAACTTTGATCTCAGCCGCCGCTTTGGTCAATGCTGACGGTGAAGGTGAAGTTACCACGACTTACACTTCTACTATCACCCTTTACACCACCTCTTTCTCTCCAGAGGAATTGTCTTCAATTTCCTCCGAGTCTGCTGCTTCTGTAGCTTCTCAAGTTTCGGCTGCTGCCTTCGCTGCCTCCGTTGTTTCAGAGGCTTCTATCCAATCTGAAGCATCCGCTGCTTCTGTTGCTTCTGTGGCATCGGTTTCTTCTGCCGCTGCTGCCTCTTCTGCCGCTTCTTCTGCCTCAGCTGCTTCTGCCGCTTCTGTTGCATCTGAGGCTTCCGTTGCATCTGCATCTGTCTCAGCTGCCTCCGCTGCTTCTGTTGCCTCTGTTGCCTCTGTTGCCTCTGTTGCCTCTGTTGCCTCTGTTGCTTCTGCCGTTTCTGAAGCTTCAGCTGCATCGGTTTCTTCTGCCTCTGTTGCGTCTGTTTTATCTGCTTCGTTagaaaacaagaagacTGCAATTACTTCCCATACTTTAGCTCGTGCTACCGGTTTGTTAGCTATTGCTTCTTCTAACAGTACCAACTCTACTACATCTACTATACATTCCATTAACACAACTACTTCTGAATCTCAATCTCAATCATCCAAAACTACAGTGTCTGCAACTTTGACTTCCTTGACAAGTGATTCTTCTACCGGGGCTTCCACTTCAGGCACTTCAGAGTCTACTGGTGCTGCTTACCAAGTTGGAATTAACGACGCTTTGATTGGTGCTGCCGCTGGTATTGCTTTGGCCTTCCTATGA
- the RRP9 gene encoding ribosomal RNA-processing protein RRP9 (similar to uniprot|Q06506 Saccharomyces cerevisiae YPR137W RRP9 part of small (ribosomal) subunit (SSU) processosome (contains U3 snoRNA)): MARSSTSNVSKKRNRDSVEEVDEEITDISSDEGDVQDESNDGDEVAEYLESEDEFEGENPADKRRRLAKQYLENLKAEAEDIGDSLATASTEQDRQTQLEDYNNFDARDLDRDIIASRLKQDVAEQQGRIYRWISNKLLIGESRTTFTRVGENNLTCISCYQPSVNKFSHKDVQNKSKDKIFAYTVSKDMQLTKYDVTDFKARPKKVKYVKGGRKYIPEGKFEYENVTEGHYDEILTVAASPDGKYVVSGGRDRKLIVWSTESLAPVKIIPTKDRRGEVLGLAFKKNSDQLFAACADYKIRTYAINQFSQLEILYGHQDLVIDISALNMERCVTVGSRDRTAMLWKIADESRLTFRGGDDPERLRKKWLKNQQLSAEGGEDMHEQTPPHFYGEGSIDCISMVDDSHFVTGSDNGNISLWSLSKKKPLFTVRTAHGVVPLVEDKKISGEVSDELRNAQLQGGSIAQPFWITSLYAVPYSDIFISGSWNGTLKVWKINENLRAFELLGDLPNCKGVVTKIQAVESGRTGRETFRILASVSKEHRLGRWISKVPGARNGIFSAVIEQTGF; encoded by the coding sequence ATGGCTAGATCTAGTACAAGCAATGTCTCAAAAAAACGTAATAGGGATTCTGTCGAAGAGGTAGATGAGGAAATCACGGATAtttcttctgatgaagGTGATGTCCAAGATGAATCCAATGATGGCGATGAGGTAGCAGAATACTTGGAATCTGAAGACGAGTTTGAAGGCGAAAACCCTGCTGataagagaagaagattggCTAAACAATATTTAGAGAATTTAAAGgctgaagctgaagatATTGGCGATTCTCTGGCGACCGCAAGCACTGAACAGGACCGTCAAACACAATTAGAGGATTACAATAACTTTGATGCTCGTGACTTGGACAGAGATATCATTGCTTCCAGATTGAAACAAGATGTTGCAGAGCAACAAGGGCGTATCTATAGATGGATTTCAAATAAGCTTTTGATAGGTGAATCCAGAACAACGTTTACAAGAGTAGGCGAAAATAATCTAACATGTATTTCGTGTTATCAACCCTCAGTTAACAAGTTTTCTCATAAAGATGTTCAAAATAAGAGCAAGGACAAAATATTTGCTTACACTGTTAGCAAGGACATGCAATTAACAAAATATGATGTTACTGATTTCAAAGCTAGACCaaaaaaagtgaaatatGTTAAAGGTGGTAGAAAATACATACCGGAAGGTAAATTTGAGTACGAGAATGTGACAGAAGGTCATTACGATGAAATCTTAACGGTGGCAGCTTCTCCTGATGGTAAATACGTAGTTAGTGGTGGTCGTGACCGTAAACTGATAGTATGGAGTACCGAATCTTTAGCCCCTGTGAAAATTATTCCAACCAAAGATCGTAGAGGTGAGGTTTTAGGATTAGcattcaagaagaattcGGATCAATTATTCGCAGCATGTGCCGATTACAAAATCAGAACGTATGCTATTAACCAGTTTTCTCAACTGGAAATATTATACGGTCATCAGGATTTGGTTATTGATATCTCTGCCCTAAATATGGAGCGTTGTGTGACAGTGGGGTCCAGGGATCGTACCGCTATGTTGTGGAAAATAGCTGACGAATCCAGATTGACATTCAGAGGTGGTGATGATCCTGAAAGACTGAGGAAAAAATGGTTGAAGAACCAACAATTGTCCGCAGAAGGCGGAGAAGATATGCATGAACAGACCCCACCTCACTTTTATGGCGAGGGAAGTATCGATTGTATTAGCATGGTAGATGATTCACATTTCGTTACTGGCTCTGATAACGGAAATATATCATTATGGTCTTTATCCAAAAAGAAACCTCTTTTCACCGTTAGAACTGCTCATGGTGTTGTACCATTAGTTGAGGATAAAAAAATCTCTGGGGAAGTGAGCGATGAATTACGCAATGCACAATTACAAGGTGGATCCATTGCCCAACCATTTTGGATAACATCATTATACGCCGTTCCATattctgatattttcatttcagGATCCTGGAATGGAACCCTGAAGGTATGGAAAATCAATGAGAACTTAAGAGCATTTGAACTATTAGGAGACTTACCTAACTGTAAAGGTGTGGTAACCAAAATTCAAGCCGTAGAATCCGGCAGAACCGGTAGAGAAACCTTCAGAATTCTAGCAAGTGTCAGTAAAGAACATAGATTAGGAAGATGGATTAGCAAGGTACCAGGTGCAAGAAATGGTATCTTTTCTGCTGTGATAGAACAAACCGGATTCTAG
- the CTF4 gene encoding chromatin-binding protein CTF4 (similar to uniprot|Q01454 Saccharomyces cerevisiae YPR135W CTF4 Chromatin-associated protein required for sister chromatid cohesion interacts with DNA polymerase alpha (Pol1p) and may link DNA synthesis to sister chromatid cohesion), which translates to MAIKLTENRVFVAGGNTQARLSSDSSRLFTLNKNALVKVLNLTDLEKEPDIIDICEEPSAFVLSQNSADGLYVVSRNGDLYWYNVLENKNKLCFRSSLPLRDLALVHDDKVCVVGGDDLEMTLVALEEGNSNVKLTLDEQLVSLSYNKQNNILAVSLSNGNVVFYSLSSTTPNRIHTLHDQLPKIFFNDDLPADTENNTENADSVAIDGLDPMLCEDNRTCTRVAWTNKGDQYAIPAKDSVIKLFKLSDHDLVTSFKPSVHVNNWDALTIDQIHSNTIAAVGNSNQNSHLFIWNLSTGTQLVHESFRYSITSLSWRVNDQRTKLSLVAGTWSGDVITFNDIVSVNTTVAYSNTGGKLFVGSDDEKLFDDSDIDDLSKQTSNGPEFYEPSKNDNNRRSKYENNDKADDKGEVSEDINSDNLFTDAEMDQHEPKRTYNFENEDDFIEDDNGEAAQYKRPKTHVQSIPSLTANHVNHRRIYQPPAQFQYRPFSTGATPFGNSDKRYLTINQLGHVWTTRNEGGSNSITVSFFDVSRFREYHFDDLFKYDLCSLTDEGILLGQSKMGQIQYKPHSPSGDSWTKKIPLLSKERVTSIACTPKRVIVGTSLGYLRTYNDFGLPLAIEKMSPIVALSAHEYKVFTIHYSQYHGITYSMFQQHPQTGNKYFQRESPLPITLPQQNQPGNDDEDIEFLKYDDIFNSFNPLGIKSLFFSSFGDPCMFGHDNVLLILSKWRSGSDARWVPIVDTNLELWKMSGGKHPKNVHVWPLGLNFDTFSYLLLKGKNAWPDIPMTVPTEMEVRIPVVSKSELQKTQDDNRNDSSDVEDIDNSNGVEIPMYLAAEEEFLRSKILSDLLKDTMDNEGEIYGNETDLLQHLVATHDKSLLRLLAYVCSEQDVNKAVSIVNELKQDKALSAARKIAERAELLPLVRKINTIIEAKFEADFNNI; encoded by the coding sequence ATGGCAATTAAACTAACTGAAAATAGGGTATTTGTTGCTGGTGGGAACACCCAGGCACGGTTGAGTAGTGACAGTTCTCGACTTTTCACTTTAAATAAGAACGCATTGGTGAAAGTTCTTAATTTAACTGATCTTGAGAAGGAACctgatatcattgatatttgTGAAGAACCAAGCGCATTTGTTTTGAGTCAAAATTCAGCTGATGGTTTATATGTTGTTTCCCGCAATGGCGACCTATACTGGTACAATGTACTGgaaaacaagaacaagTTATGCTTTAGATCCTCGTTACCATTGCGTGATTTGGCCTTAGTTCATGATGATAAAGTATGTGTTGTAGGTGGGGATGATTTAGAAATGACATTGGTTGCATTAGAAGAGGGAAATTCAAACGTTAAATTAACTTTGGACGAACAACTGGTTAGTTTATCATAcaacaaacaaaataaCATTCTAGCAGTATCACTCAGTAACGGTAACGTTGTATTCTACTCTTTAAGTTCTACTACACCCAATAGAATCCACACATTGCATGATCAGCTACCTAAgatattcttcaatgatgatCTACCAGCGGACACTGAGAATAATACTGAAAACGCCGATTCAGTCGCTATAGATGGACTTGATCCTATGCTATGCGAAGATAACAGAACATGCACTAGAGTTGCATGGACCAATAAAGGAGACCAATATGCAATTCCAGCAAAAGATAGTGTCATTAAGTTATTTAAATTATCAGATCATGATTTGGTGACCTCGTTCAAGCCAAGTGTGCACGTTAACAACTGGGACGCACTTACAATAGAccaaattcattcaaaCACAATCGCTGCAGTCGGTAATTCCAACCAAAATTCTCATCTATTTATTTGGAATTTAAGTACTGGTACACAGCTTGTTCACGAAAGCTTTAGGTATAGTATCACTTCTTTGTCTTGGAGAGTAAACGATCAGAGAACCAAACTTAGCTTGGTAGCAGGTACTTGGTCGGGCGATGTTATCACGTTCAATGACATTGTTTCAGTAAATACTACAGTTGCTTATTCAAATACCGGTGGTAAGCTTTTTGTTGGctctgatgatgaaaagttATTTGACGATAGTGACATAGATGATTTATCTAAACAAACAAGCAACGGTCCTGAGTTCTACGAGCCTTCCAAGAATGATAATAACAGAAGATCGAAATATGAAAACAACGACAAAGCTGATGACAAAGGTGAGGTTAGTGAAGATATAAACTCTGACAACCTTTTCACAGATGCAGAAATGGATCAACATGAACCTAAGCGTACATACAATTTCGAgaatgaagatgattttatTGAGGATGATAATGGCGAGGCCGCACAATATAAGAGACCAAAAACTCATGTTCAAtcaattccttctttgaCAGCTAATCATGTAAATCATCGCAGAATTTACCAACCACCAGCTCAATTCCAATACCGACCATTTTCAACAGGCGCGACACCTTTCGGGAATAGCGATAAAAGATACCTTACTATAAACCAACTAGGTCATGTATGgacaacaagaaatgaagGCGGTAGCAATTCTATAACGGTCTCTTTTTTCGATGTTAGTCGATTCCGTGAGTATCATTTCGACgatttattcaaatatgaCCTTTGTTCACTGACCGATGAAGGTATACTATTGGGCCAGTCGAAGATGGGTCAAATTCAATACAAGCCACATAGTCCCTCTGGAGATTCATGGACTAAAAAGATTCCCTTACtttccaaagaaagagtTACTTCAATTGCCTGTACTCCTAAACGTGTAATTGTAGGAACATCTCTCGGATATCTTCGTACTTATAACGATTTTGGGTTACCACTGGCAATAGAAAAAATGTCACCTATTGTTGCTTTGTCTGCTCATGAGTACAAAGTGTTCACCATTCATTACTCACAATATCATGGTATTACTTACTCGATGTTCCAACAACATCCGCAAACTGGCAATAAATACTTCCAAAGAGAATCTCCCTTACCAATAACGTTGCCTCAACAGAATCAGCCGggaaatgatgatgaagacatTGAATTTTTAAAATAcgatgatattttcaattcattcaacCCCCTAGGTATCAAATCCTTATTCTTCTCAAGCTTTGGTGATCCGTGTATGTTTGGTCATGATAATGTTTTGTTAATTCTGTCCAAATGGAGAAGTGGTAGTGACGCGAGATGGGTACCCATAGTTGATACCAATTTAGAACTTTGGAAGATGTCAGGGGGTAAGCATCCGAAGAACGTCCACGTTTGGCCATTAGGATTAAACTTCGATACATTTTCGTATTTATTATTGAAGGGGAAGAACGCATGGCCAGATATCCCAATGACCGTTCCTACAGAAATGGAAGTCAGAATCCCAGTTGTATCAAAATCCGAGCTTCAAAAGACACAAGACGATAATCGTAACGACAGCAGCGATGTGGAAGATATTGATAACAGTAATGGTGTCGAAATTCCAATGTACCTAGCAGCAGAAGAGGAATTTCTACGCTCCAAGATACTAAGTGATTTACTAAAAGACACGATGGATAATGAAGGTGAGATATACGGAAATGAAACAGATCTATTACAGCATCTGGTAGCAACACATGATAAGTCCTTACTACGACTTTTAGCTTATGTCTGTTCCGAGCAAGATGTTAACAAGGCCGTTTCAATCGTCAACGAACTGAAGCAAGATAAGGCCCTATCTGCTGCAAGAAAAATTGCAGAAAGAGCTGAACTACTTCCACTAGTAAGAAAAATCAACACGATTATTGAGGCCAAATTTGAGGCcgatttcaataatataTGA
- the COG2 gene encoding Golgi transport complex subunit COG2 (weakly similar to uniprot|P53271 Saccharomyces cerevisiae YGR120C COG2 Essential component of the conserved oligomeric Golgi complex (Cog1p through Cog8p) a cytosolic tethering complex that functions in protein trafficking to mediate fusion of transport vesicles to Golgi compartments), which produces MTDLNDDLDLPVTKELSRELVSNFVRKNGCLDIDKLLLENNFQYVSLDELSYEVSALKQSMEQTILDEINDNYPEYMEICDRFNTSDNNEVLNKLKQVLNDLQQFNKQLLQLCDSSVAETREKTVTALSYLKSLDNLFGKLDDITKLSESLKICQQLVSSLQSMVQLNIDDELSFTVAKQLSTILIRCDYRFRHLEDNDSTLITRMRNDFKSILETAKPLIKPVLEKQNQQTQTIKT; this is translated from the coding sequence ATGACCGACCtaaatgatgatttggatCTACCAGTAACTAAAGAACTAAGCAGAGAGTTAGTTTCCAATTTTGTACGGAAGAATGGCTGCTTAGATATAGATAAGCTATTACTTGAGAATAACTTCCAATACGTATCGTTAGACGAACTCTCATATGAAGTATCTGCCTTGAAGCAATCAATGGAACAAACTATACTGGATGAAATCAATGACAATTATCCCGAGTACATGGAAATATGTGACAGGTTTAATACTAGTGACAATAACGAGGTGTTGAATAAGTTAAAACAAGTCTTGAATGATCTACAACAGTTCAACAAGCAATTACTCCAACTTTGTGATTCCTCAGTGGCTGAAACTAGAGAAAAAACAGTAACAGCATTATCCTACCTAAAATCGCTTGATAACCTATTTGGTAAACTGGACGATATCACAAAGCTATCAGAATCGCTAAAGATATGCCAGCAACTTGTATCATCCTTACAGTCTATGGTGCAGCTGAATATCGACGACGAGCTTTCCTTCACAGTGGCAAAGCAGCTCTCTACTATACTAATACGTTGTGACTACAGATTTAGACATTTGGAAGACAATGATTCCACCCTAATTACTCGAATGAGAAACGACTTTAAAAGTATTCTCGAGACCGCAAAGCCTTTAATTAAACCCGTTCTCGAGAAGCAGAACCAGCAAACTCAAACCATAAAAACTTAA